The following proteins are encoded in a genomic region of Drosophila bipectinata strain 14024-0381.07 chromosome XL, DbipHiC1v2, whole genome shotgun sequence:
- the snf gene encoding U1 small nuclear ribonucleoprotein A, translating to MDVRPNQTIYINNLNEKIKKEELKKSLYAIFSQFGQILDIVALKTLKMRGQAFVIFKEIGSASNALRTMQGFPFYDKPMRIAYSKSDSDVVAKMKGTFKERPKKIKPPKPAPGTDEKKDKKKKPANAENSNPNTQTEQPPNQILFLTNLPEETNEMMLSMLFNQFPGFKEVRLVPNRHDIAFVEFTTELQSNAAKEALQGFKITPTHAMKITFAKK from the exons ATGGACGTGCGACCAAATCAAACCATTTATATAAACAACCTGAACGAAAAGATCAAGAAGGAGGAGCTGAAGAAGTCGCTCTACGCTATCTTCTCGCAGTTCGGCCAAATCCTGGACATCGTTGCATTAAAAACCCTCAAAATGCGTGGCCAAGCGTTTGTTATCTTTAAGGAGATTGGTAGTGCCTCGAATGCGCTGCGCACCATGCAAGGATTCCCCTTTTACGACAAGCCCATGCGGATTGCTTACTCCAAGTCAGATTCAGATGTCGTGGCCAAGATGAAGGGCACGTTCAAGGAGCGCCCCAAGAAAATCAAGCCACCAAAGCCGGCACCAGGAACCGACGAAAAGAA ggacaagaagaagaagccggCCAATGCCGAGAACTCGAACCCGAACACACAAACGGAGCAACCTCCCAACCAGATTCTTTTCCTCACCAATCTGCCGGAGGAGACCAACGAGATGATGTTGTCCATGTTGTTCAACCAGTTCCCTGGCTTCAAGGAGGTGCGTCTGGTCCCCAATCGCCACGACATCGCCTTTGTGGAGTTCACCACCGAGCTGCAGAGCAATGCCGCTAAGGAGGCGCTCCAAGGCTTCAAGATTACCCCGACGCACGCCATGAAGATTACCTTTGCCAAGAAGTAG
- the Cdk7 gene encoding cyclin-dependent kinase 7 produces MLPNASDKKDRYAKLSFLGEGQFAIVYKARDAVTSQIVAVKKIKKGSREEARDGINRTALREIKILQELQHENIIGLVDVFGQLSNVSLVFDFMDTDLEVIIKDTKIILTPANIKAYAIMTLRGLEYLHLNWILHRDLKPNNLLVNSDGILKIGDFGLAKSFGSPNRVYTHHVVTRWYRSPELLFGARQYGTGVDMWAVGCILAELMLRVPFMPGDSDLDQLTRIFATLGTPSETEWPYISKLNDYLQFRNFPGTPLENIFTAADNDLIHLMRCLFAMNPLRRVSCQQALSMQYFANKPAPTVGPKLPMPSSVLAAKENANAQADDKPQLKRKLIETTVRGHSLPQKKRLQF; encoded by the exons ATGCTGCCCAACGCCAGCGACAAAAAAGACCGATATGCTAAGCTATCCTTCTTGGGCGAGGGACAG TTTGCTATTGTATATAAAGCCCGTGATGCAGTTACCAGTCAGATTGTGGCTGTAAAGAAAATCAAGAAAGGCTCACGTGAGGAAGCCAGGGATGGCATTAACCGGACAGCTCTGCGGGAGATCAAGATCCTGCAGGAGCTGCAGCACGAGAACATTATCGGTTTGGTGGATGTATTTGGCCAGCTGTCGAATGTCTCCCTGGTGTTTGATTTCATGGACACCGATCTGGAGGTGATAATCAAGGACACAAAGATTATCCTTACGCCGGCTAACATAAAGGCATACGCCATTATGACTCTGCGGGGCCTGGAGTATCTGCATCTGAACTGGATCCTGCATAGGGATCTGAAGCCCAATAACTTGCTAGTCAACAGCGATGGGATTCTTAAGATTGGTGATTTCGGCTTGGCCAAGTCCTTTGGCTCGCCGAATCGCGTCTACACCCACCACGTGGTGACCCGGTGGTATCGATCGCCGGAACTGCTCTTTGGCGCCAGGCAATATGGAACCGGGGTGGACATGTGGGCTGTGGGTTGCATTCTGGCGGAGCTTATGTTGCGCGTTCCCTTCATGCCGGGCGACTCTGAcctggatcaactgaccagaATATTTGCCACCCTTGGCACACCATCGGAGACCGAGTGGCCCTATATCAGCAAGCTCAATGACTACCTACAGTTCCGCAATTTTCCGGGAACACCGCTCGAGAACATCTTTACGGCGGCCGACAACGATCTGATCCACCTGATGCGCTGCCTTTTCGCCATGAATCCGCTAAGGCGTGTTTCCTGCCAGCAGGCACTCAGCATGCAATACTTTGCCAACAAGCCAGCCCCAACAGTGGGCCCCAAGCTGCCCATGCCTTCGTCCGTTCTCGCCGCCAAGGAGAACGCCAATGCCCAAGCCGACGATAAGCCGCAACTCAAACGAAAACTAATCGAGACGACTGTTCGTGGTCACAGTCTGCCCCAAAAGAAGCGCCTGCAGTTCTGA